Genomic segment of Avibacterium volantium:
GATAAAGCAATTCGCCAAGTTTAGGCAGTTTTTTATCTAGCGCTTTGAAGGCTTCATCGTCTTTTGCTTGGCCCAAAATTTGAATATCCATTCCGGTGAGCAAAACAGGTTTGCCAGCATTTACATCAGCGATGAGTACAGGGCGTTTGCCTCCTTTGGCAGGTTGCAGGCGAAAATCAATTTTAATGTTGTAGTAGCCATAAACGCGCAAGGCTTTTTTGATGGCTTCACTCACAATATATTGATAGCGATCTGAGCCGTCCGCTTCTTCAGGATCGATCATCTTGGTGTAAATATCCACGTTTTCAATGGCTTTTACCCCTTTTACCCCAATGACTTTGAGATCCACGGTATGTTCGGCATAACTATTGATACTGCTTAAACTCCAAGCGGTAAGTAGGCTTGCATAAAGCCATAAATGGCGTTTTTTTTGTTGCAATAATTTCATACTGTTCCCATTTCGCTGAACCTTGGTTCAAATAAAGTGCGGTGCTTTTTTCGTTATTTTTATGAATGTAATAAATGGCGTTTGCGAATGCCTAAAAGCAATAATGTGCCGCCATAAATCAATGCTGCAAGGGCAATAAGCCAAGCCAGCCAGTGAATGCGAGTGATAAATGTCATTTGTTGCCAGCTTTCTAATGTTGGACAATAGTGCCAAATTACGCTGCCCATTGCCAGCCCTGCAAGTAAAACTTTGGTAAAAAACACCGCACTTTGTTTACTAAAATGATAAATATTTGCCCGAGCCAAGCCACGATAGAGCAAATAGGCGTTTAAGGTGGCAGACATCGCCGAAGCAATGGCAAGCCCCACATAGCTAAACGGAATGGCAAGCAGGTTAAATGCCATATTGCTCACCATTGCGATAATGCCGATTTTCACGGGAGTTTTGGTGTCTTGGCGGGCATAGTAACCATTGGCGAGAATTTTAATCAGCATAAAGCTCAACAGCCCCGCATTAAAGGCAAGCAGGGAATAGGAAGCAGCTTGCACATCAGAAAAGAGGAATTGACCCCGCATAAATAGCACTAGCAACATCGGCTGTGCCAACACGCCAATGCCGATCATCGCAGGCACGCCAAGCAACAAAATCATTCGCACGCCCCAATCCATTGTGTTGCGAAAATCCACCGCACTTTGTTCGGCATTATCCGAACGATTAACGTGGTGGCGGGCGAGGGTTGGCAAGATCACAGTGGAAATGGCGATACCAAAAAGCCCAAGAGGAAATTCGAGCAAACGGTCAGAATAATAAAGCCAGCTGATCGAGCCTGTCATCAAGAAACTGGCAATAAAGGTATCCAGCAGTAAATTGATTTGGCTCACGGAAACCCCGAATAAGGCAGGGATCATCAGCGTGCGGATTTTTTTTACCCCTGCATCATTCCACGCCCATTTTGGTTTCACTAATAAGCCTGCTTGCTTTAAGAAAGGCAACTGAAATAAAAATTGCAACAAACCGCCAATAAAGATCCCAATAGCAAGGGCAAGATCAGGGCTCGATGTGTAGGGCGCAAGGAAAAGTGCGGTGCAAATCATCGCAATATTGAGTAACACGGGCGAAAATGCCATCACGCCAAATTTGCCGAGCGTGTTTAAAATTGCCCCTGATAACGCAACAAAGGTAATAAACCATAAATAGGGAAAGGTGATTTTGAGTAACAGCGAGGCTTGTTCAAACTTCACGCCGTTTACCCCATCATTGAGCCAATCAATAAACCAGCCTGTACCAAAAATGGCGGCGACCACGGGCGAGCCGACCATCGCAAAAAGGGTAACAAGGGTAACCAATCCCCCCAAAGTGCCAGACACTTTGCTGATAAATTGCTGAGTTTTGCTGAGATCGCCGGCTTTTTGGTATTCCGCCAACACAGGCACAAAGGCTTGAGAAAATGCCCCTTCAGCAAATAAACGGCGTAAAAAATTAGGAATACGGTTGGCAAACAAGAACACATCAGCACTTAACCCCGCACCGATGATTTGTGCGATAATCACATCACGCACCAGTCCAAGCACGCGCGATAATAAAGTCATTGCACTGACAATAATGCCAGATTTTAATAATCGTTTACTCAAAATAGCTTTCTCATCAAGAAAAATTTGGCTTAATTGTATAGAAATTTTGTTTTTAAGCTATATTCTAGGCAAAAAAACTGATAAAATTCGCCCACATCGTTTGGGTGGGCTACATTGAAAGCCGCATTTTCAGCGAACGATGCAGACTTTCGGTTGTGTCTCACCGAGTAATCAAGCTAAATTTTGCTAATTGTTTATTGACAATTATGGAACGGAAAGGCATAGTTTACGCCTTTATTTATCTCATAAACTAACAGAAATTTTTAGGAGTTTGACCTTGGCTAATATCAAGTCAGCTAAAAAACGCGCGGTTCAATCAGAAAAACGCCGCCAACACAATGCAAGCCAACGCTCTATGATGCGTACTTACATTAAAAAAGTTTACGCCGCTGTAGCAGCAGGTGAAAAAGCTGTGGCTGAAGCCGCTTTCGTAGAAATGCAAAAAGTTGTGGATCGTATGGCATCTAAAGGCTTAATCCACAAAAACAAAGCAGCGAACCACAAATCTAAATTATCTGCTCAAATCAAAAAATTAGCGTAATTTCAGATTAAAAAATTCAGAAAAATAAAACCGCACTTTAAAAGTGCGGTTTTTTTATGATTTATTTTTTAATCGTCTGCGTCTGCTGTGATAGGTGAAACGACTGGCTGTTTGAGGTTGTTTCTTTTTAGCAGGCTGGGAAAGCTCAAGTTGTTTGCGTTTCACTCGGCGATAACGGCTTAAAAAATAATGAATGGAGCTGGCAAATAATATTCCCGTAAGAAACACGATAATGATCTCACCGTAAAGACGGTTAAAAATCAGATTGATTTTGCTTTGCGTGGTTTGTCCATACTTATTATTAAAGGTTACGCGCAAAAAACCTTCCACGCCGTCAGAAGAATAAATTGGTTCAACAATTTGTTGATTGATGATTTCTTTTGCCACGGGCTGATCAAGCCCTAATTGCAGACGTAATAATGAAGCATTGGAACTCTGCGCTAACAGCTCACCCCGATTAGAATAAATTGAAGCATCAAGGATAAAATCCTCTTTCACAAAATTATCTAAGTTTTCTGTCAGCTGTTCTGATTTTGTATTATTAATCAATAACATTGAAAATAAATTGGCTTGCTGACGCACTAATAAATGGGAAAGATTCGTTACTTGATTGACACTAGCTAATTGTGATCCCAGTTTAAATTGTTGCACACCGAATAAAATCACGCCCATTATGCCAAGGCAAAATAAGATTATGATAACAATCATCGTGATTTTCAGTGCTTTTTCTTTGATGAGTTGCACGTTATTTTCCCCAAGATTTCGCAAAATAGGCTAGAATAAGGCGTTATTTTAGTCTATTTATGTGTTCACGGCACAATAAATCGTAAAAATGCCGATAATTTACAGGATTTTCTATGCAAACACAAAATCTCAACCAATTACAACACCAGTATCCAAATCTGCCTTGCCCAGTGCAACAGACGCAATCCCTTGCCGCAGGACAGAATTATTTTTTGCTTTATGGCGAAACCTTAGATTTGGCTAAATTGCAGAAATTTCAGCAAAAGTGCGGTGAAAATTTCACGCTTTTTGACTATTGGATTGAAGCGCATAACCTTGCGGTGCTGTTGCAAGGCAATTGGCAAGCGCAGTGGCAAGAATATGCTCATCAATTAGAAGTGGATATTGCGCGGCTCAATTTTTCCGCTCGTTTGCAGAAAAAAGGCTTGTTAGTGATGGATATGGATTCTACCGCCATTCAAATTGAGTGTATTGATGAAATTGCGAAATTGGCTGGCACAGGTGAGTTGGTATCTGAAATCACCGAGCAAGCCATGCGCGGAGAGTTAGATTTTGAGCAAAGCCTGCGCCGCCGCGTGGCAACCCTAAAAGGCGCACCTGAAAACATTTTACAACAAGTGCGAGAAAAATTGCCGCTAACTTCAGGATTAGTGGAAACCATTCAAGGCTTGCAGAAATACGGTTGGCGAACTGCCATTGCGTCAGGTGGGTTTACTTATTTTGCGGATTATTTAAAAGCAGAATTAGGGCTTGATGCGGCGGTTTCCAATCAATTCGAGATTGTGGACGGCATTTTGACTGGCGAAGTGCAAGGTGCGGTGGTGGACGCGCAATATAAAGCGGATACCTTGCGTCAATTGAGCGAACAATATCATATTCCAATGGAAAACACCGTTGCCATTGGTGATGGTGCGAATGATTTGCCAATGATGAAAGTCGCCAATCTCGGTGTGGCATTCCACGCCAAGCCGAAAGTGCAACAAGAGGCGCAAATTGTGGTAAACTTTGCCGACTTAACTGCACTATTATGTATTTTAGGTGCAAATGACCGAATAATGAAAAACGAGGAGTAATTATGCCTTCATTTGATATTGTTTCTGAATTAGACGCGCACGAAGTGCGTAATGCGGTGGAAAATGCCAACCGTGATTTAGCTAACCGTTGGGATTTCCGCAACGTGCCTTCTTCTATCGAGTTAAACGAAAAAAACGAAACCATTAAAGTGGCCAGTGAGTCCGATTTCCAAGTGGAGCAGCTGGTGGATATTTTGCGTAATGCCTGCATTAAGCGTGGCATTGATTCTGCGTCATTGGATATTCCAACAGAATATGAACACAGCGGTAAAACCTTTAGCAAAGAAATTAAGCTGAAACAAGGTATCGAAACGGATATGGCGAAAAAACTCACTAAGCTTATCAAAGAATCCAAGCTCAAAGTGCAAACTCAAATTCAAGGGGAGCAAGTGCGCGTAACAGGGAAATCCCGTGATGACTTGCAAGCGGTGATCCAACTGGTGAAAAATGCGGAATTAGGACAGCCATTCCAGTTTAATAATTTTAGAGATTAAAAAAGGAATAATGAATTTATGGCATTACTTGATGTGTTGATTTACCCCGATGAGCGCCTTAAAACGGTGGCGCAGCCGGTGGAAAAATTTGATGAAGAATTACACACTTTGATTGATAATATGTTTGAAACAATGTATCACGAGCAGGGTATTGGCTTGGCGGCAACCCAAGTTGATGTGCATCGCCGTTTGATTGTGATCGACATTGAAGGCACGAAAGAAAATCAAATTGTGTTAATTAACCCTGAAATTATCGAAAGTTCTGGCGAAACGGGCATTGAAGAAGGCTGTTTGTCTTTGCCGGGAATGAATGGCTTTGTACCGCGTAAAGAAAAGCTGACTGTGCGTGCCTTGGACAAAAATGGTAAAGATTTTTTACTGAATGCTGATGGTTTATTGGCGATCTGTATCCAGCACGAAATTGATCATTTAAATGGTATTGTTTTTGCGGATTATCTTTCTCCGCTTAAGCGTCAGCGGATGAAAGACAAACTCACTAAGCTGAAAAAACAGCTACAAAAAGCCTAATTTTTACCATTAGAAAGAAAACCTGCGTTTAAGCAGGTTTTTTATGAGAAAAATTTACGAAAAAAGCACCGCACTTTATTTTAGGGGCTTTTCCTTTTGGGCGGCGTAGGCAGCCCCTTTGGCGAGCATACGCAGTTGTAAAATCACCCGTTCTTTGAGCAACTCACGTTCTTCCTTATTCATATCCAAGGCATTCGCACCAGCGGTGAACACCAGTGTAACGATGCCCTCTGCTTGAATATAAGCAATGTGGCGCGAATAGCCATTGCGTTCGGCAATATATTCTGCCAGTTCGTCAATAAAATGCTTAATTTCCCGTGCTGCGGCGGTGCGGAACGCGTGCGATGTGCCTGAACTTTCACGCAGCAATAAGCGGAAAACATTGGTGCTGTGGGTGATAAATTCAAAAAACGTATTCACCGAAATCACGATAACGCTACCGCCATTTTCCAACCGTTTTCGTGCTTGGCGCATTAATTGGCGCAGCATTAGGCCTGCTTCGTCCACCATTTCTAAGCCGAGTTCGTCCATATCACGAAAATGGCGATAAAAAGAGGTAGGCGCAATGCCTGCTTCTCTTGCCACTTCACGCAGACTGAGATTAGAAAAACTTTTCTCTGCACTGAGCTGATTAAACGCGGCGCTGATCAACGCGCGTCTAGTTTTTTCTTTTTGAATTGCACGAACGCCTGCCATTTTGCCCTCTTATTTTTGTTGAAGGATCGGGGTGATGATATTGCTAATGGTATTTGCCACCCGTTCATAACGCATTCTTAGTGGTGAACCGGGGCGATAAATTAATGCTACGGTACGTGAGGGTTCTGGCACACAAGGGAGATATTTTACTCCTGTGCGATTGCCTTCGTTTAACACCGCAAGCTCTGGCATTAAGGTTATTCCTGCGTTGGCGGAAACCATATTGCGTAAGGTTTCAAGACTGGTGGCTTGGAAATGGGGATTTTCCTTTGCCCCAGCGGTGAAACAATAGCCCAGAGCTTGATCTCGCAAGCAATGGCCGTCATCAAGCATTAGCATTTCACAGCCTTTGAGTTTGTCCATTGGGATACTCTTCTCTTTTGCCCAAGGATGCTCTTGGGAAATCGCAAGCAACATTTTTTCTTTAAATAATGGCACTTCAATAAAGGCTTCGGTTTCTGGCACGGTGGCAAGAATGGCACAGTCTAAACGTCCACTTTCCAGTTGTTCTAACAACTGGTGAGTTTGCGCTTCATATAAAAATAGCTCTAAATCAGGAAAGGCTTGTTTCAGTGCAGGCATAATATAAGGCAGCAGATAAGGCCCAAGGGTTGGGATCATTCCTATATGCAATGGCCCAGTCATTTCTTTGCCTTGATTGCTTGCCATTTCTTTCAGCACTTTGACTTCGCGCAACACGGTGCGAGCTTGTTCCACAAGGAGCAAGCCCGATTGGGTAAATAGCACTTTACGGCTGGTGCGCTCTAGTAAAATAATGCCCAGTTCGTCTTCCAATTTGCGGATTTGTCCGCTTAAGGTTGGTTGGCTAACGTGGCAGGCATCTGCGGCTCGGCGAAAATGTTTGTGTTCGGCGAGCGCCACTAAGTATTCTAAATCACGGATATTCATATTTTCTCTGCTTCCTCCATCATAGAAAGGAACAATTAAAAGGATAGGTATTAATCGTTTGTAACTATATCACGATTTTCACTATAATTCACCCCGTCAATAAGAAATCATTATTTTAATCGCAATAGGAGAAAGATTATGACAGCAACAATGGAAGGAAAAAAAGTTCCTCAAGTAACATTCCATACTCGTCAAGGTGATCAATGGGTTGATGTAACCACTTCAGAATTATTTGATAACAAAACCGTCGTGTTATTTTCATTACCAGGTGCATTTACCCCAACTTGTTCATCAACACACTTACCACGTTATAACGAATTAGCGTGCGAATTCAAAGCCTTAGGTGTGGACGATATTATCTGTTTATCTGTAAACGACACTTTCGTAATGAACGCGTGGAAAGCGGATCAAGAAGCAGAAAACATTACCGTAATCCCAGATGGTAACGGTGAATTTACTGAAGGTATGGGTATGCTTGTGGATAAAGATGACCTTGGCTTTGGTAAACGTTCTTGGCGTTATTCAATGCTTGTGCGCAATGGCGTGGTGGAAAAAATGTTCATCGAGCCAAACGAGCCGGGCGATCCGTTCAAAGTGTCTGATGCAGATACAATGATCAAATACTTAAAACCTGATTGGCAAGCAAAACCTTCAGTGTCTATCTTCACTAAACCAGGCTGCCCATTCTGTGCAAAAGCAAAAGGTTTGTTAAAAGTGAAAGGTTACACCTTTGAAGAAATCGTATTAGGCCGCGATGCAAGCACCATCTCTGTGCGTGCGATCACAGG
This window contains:
- the rpsT gene encoding 30S ribosomal protein S20 — protein: MANIKSAKKRAVQSEKRRQHNASQRSMMRTYIKKVYAAVAAGEKAVAEAAFVEMQKVVDRMASKGLIHKNKAANHKSKLSAQIKKLA
- a CDS encoding YajQ family cyclic di-GMP-binding protein is translated as MPSFDIVSELDAHEVRNAVENANRDLANRWDFRNVPSSIELNEKNETIKVASESDFQVEQLVDILRNACIKRGIDSASLDIPTEYEHSGKTFSKEIKLKQGIETDMAKKLTKLIKESKLKVQTQIQGEQVRVTGKSRDDLQAVIQLVKNAELGQPFQFNNFRD
- the def gene encoding peptide deformylase, whose protein sequence is MALLDVLIYPDERLKTVAQPVEKFDEELHTLIDNMFETMYHEQGIGLAATQVDVHRRLIVIDIEGTKENQIVLINPEIIESSGETGIEEGCLSLPGMNGFVPRKEKLTVRALDKNGKDFLLNADGLLAICIQHEIDHLNGIVFADYLSPLKRQRMKDKLTKLKKQLQKA
- the fabR gene encoding HTH-type transcriptional repressor FabR translates to MAGVRAIQKEKTRRALISAAFNQLSAEKSFSNLSLREVAREAGIAPTSFYRHFRDMDELGLEMVDEAGLMLRQLMRQARKRLENGGSVIVISVNTFFEFITHSTNVFRLLLRESSGTSHAFRTAAAREIKHFIDELAEYIAERNGYSRHIAYIQAEGIVTLVFTAGANALDMNKEERELLKERVILQLRMLAKGAAYAAQKEKPLK
- the oxyR gene encoding DNA-binding transcriptional regulator OxyR, whose protein sequence is MNIRDLEYLVALAEHKHFRRAADACHVSQPTLSGQIRKLEDELGIILLERTSRKVLFTQSGLLLVEQARTVLREVKVLKEMASNQGKEMTGPLHIGMIPTLGPYLLPYIMPALKQAFPDLELFLYEAQTHQLLEQLESGRLDCAILATVPETEAFIEVPLFKEKMLLAISQEHPWAKEKSIPMDKLKGCEMLMLDDGHCLRDQALGYCFTAGAKENPHFQATSLETLRNMVSANAGITLMPELAVLNEGNRTGVKYLPCVPEPSRTVALIYRPGSPLRMRYERVANTISNIITPILQQK
- the murJ gene encoding murein biosynthesis integral membrane protein MurJ, translating into MSKRLLKSGIIVSAMTLLSRVLGLVRDVIIAQIIGAGLSADVFLFANRIPNFLRRLFAEGAFSQAFVPVLAEYQKAGDLSKTQQFISKVSGTLGGLVTLVTLFAMVGSPVVAAIFGTGWFIDWLNDGVNGVKFEQASLLLKITFPYLWFITFVALSGAILNTLGKFGVMAFSPVLLNIAMICTALFLAPYTSSPDLALAIGIFIGGLLQFLFQLPFLKQAGLLVKPKWAWNDAGVKKIRTLMIPALFGVSVSQINLLLDTFIASFLMTGSISWLYYSDRLLEFPLGLFGIAISTVILPTLARHHVNRSDNAEQSAVDFRNTMDWGVRMILLLGVPAMIGIGVLAQPMLLVLFMRGQFLFSDVQAASYSLLAFNAGLLSFMLIKILANGYYARQDTKTPVKIGIIAMVSNMAFNLLAIPFSYVGLAIASAMSATLNAYLLYRGLARANIYHFSKQSAVFFTKVLLAGLAMGSVIWHYCPTLESWQQMTFITRIHWLAWLIALAALIYGGTLLLLGIRKRHLLHS
- a CDS encoding glutathione peroxidase, which produces MTATMEGKKVPQVTFHTRQGDQWVDVTTSELFDNKTVVLFSLPGAFTPTCSSTHLPRYNELACEFKALGVDDIICLSVNDTFVMNAWKADQEAENITVIPDGNGEFTEGMGMLVDKDDLGFGKRSWRYSMLVRNGVVEKMFIEPNEPGDPFKVSDADTMIKYLKPDWQAKPSVSIFTKPGCPFCAKAKGLLKVKGYTFEEIVLGRDASTISVRAITGKTSVPQVFIGGEYIGGSEDLEKYFANQN
- a CDS encoding YtjB family periplasmic protein, which translates into the protein MQLIKEKALKITMIVIIILFCLGIMGVILFGVQQFKLGSQLASVNQVTNLSHLLVRQQANLFSMLLINNTKSEQLTENLDNFVKEDFILDASIYSNRGELLAQSSNASLLRLQLGLDQPVAKEIINQQIVEPIYSSDGVEGFLRVTFNNKYGQTTQSKINLIFNRLYGEIIIVFLTGILFASSIHYFLSRYRRVKRKQLELSQPAKKKQPQTASRFTYHSRRRRLKNKS
- the serB gene encoding phosphoserine phosphatase, giving the protein MQTQNLNQLQHQYPNLPCPVQQTQSLAAGQNYFLLYGETLDLAKLQKFQQKCGENFTLFDYWIEAHNLAVLLQGNWQAQWQEYAHQLEVDIARLNFSARLQKKGLLVMDMDSTAIQIECIDEIAKLAGTGELVSEITEQAMRGELDFEQSLRRRVATLKGAPENILQQVREKLPLTSGLVETIQGLQKYGWRTAIASGGFTYFADYLKAELGLDAAVSNQFEIVDGILTGEVQGAVVDAQYKADTLRQLSEQYHIPMENTVAIGDGANDLPMMKVANLGVAFHAKPKVQQEAQIVVNFADLTALLCILGANDRIMKNEE